Proteins encoded by one window of Monoglobus pectinilyticus:
- a CDS encoding HAD family hydrolase translates to MADKKIKGVLFDMDGTMFDTETMSIYIWAATARYYNINISREFMMECMGLSTKAIGEKFDKAFGDVLNYETFRSAKNKVMEEIVEEDGVPHKKGLTEILDYIKENGIKAAIATSTSNERAVYNLEEGKVIQYFDEVISGDMVDKSKPEPDIYLLAAKKLGLRPEECMVLEDSKNGIISARRANCLAVLVPDIIPVDDEMIEAADYVCEDLLEVIDLIKRINK, encoded by the coding sequence ATGGCTGATAAAAAGATTAAAGGCGTGCTTTTTGATATGGACGGCACTATGTTTGACACAGAAACAATGTCAATTTATATTTGGGCGGCAACTGCTAGATATTACAATATAAATATTTCCAGAGAGTTTATGATGGAATGTATGGGTCTCAGCACGAAGGCTATAGGAGAAAAATTTGATAAGGCGTTCGGAGATGTTCTGAATTATGAGACATTTCGCAGCGCTAAAAATAAAGTTATGGAAGAGATTGTGGAAGAGGACGGAGTGCCACACAAAAAGGGTCTGACGGAAATCCTTGATTATATTAAGGAAAACGGGATTAAAGCTGCTATTGCTACTTCTACATCTAACGAGAGAGCCGTGTATAATCTTGAGGAGGGAAAAGTTATACAGTATTTTGACGAAGTCATAAGCGGAGATATGGTGGACAAGAGCAAACCGGAACCCGATATTTATTTGCTTGCCGCCAAGAAACTCGGTCTAAGACCTGAGGAGTGTATGGTTTTAGAGGATTCAAAAAACGGCATAATCTCTGCCAGGAGAGCAAATTGTTTGGCGGTGCTTGTTCCGGATATAATACCGGTCGATGATGAAATGATTGAAGCCGCTGATTATGTATGTGAGGATCTTTTAGAAGTTATTGATTTGATTAAGAGAATAAATAAATAA
- the ilvD gene encoding dihydroxy-acid dehydratase: MRSDRIKKGVNAAPQRSLLYALGLTEEEINKPLIGIVSSKNDIVPGHTNIDKVVDAVKQGVALAGGVPIVFPAIAVCDGIAMGHEGMKYSLVTRELIADSTEAMATAHPFDGLVMVPNCDKNVPGLLMAAARLNVPSIFVSGGPMLSGSDWNGESASYSTMIEAISRFKVGEINENELKVCEENCCPTCGSCSGMFTANSMNCLTEVLGMGLKGNGSIPAVFSERLRLAKKVGMQIMELVKDDIKPRDIMTNEAFINALTVDMALGCSTNSALHLPAIAHECGIDLPFDTINVVSEKTPNLCHLAPAGNHFMLDLNKAGGVYAVMNELDKMGLIDKSPITVTGKTVGENISGCEITDNEVIRSKDNPYSKTGGLAVLKGNIADDGCVVKRSAVCDEMMKHSGKARVFDCEEDAVNAIYDNKINPGDVIVIRYEGPKGGPGMREMLYPTAAIVGSGLGNSVALITDGRFSGATRGAAIGHVSPEAAEGGTIALVEEGDIITIDIPNYKIKLEVSDEELEERRKNWKPKEPNIKTGYLARYSKLVSSGSTGAVLS; encoded by the coding sequence ATGAGAAGTGACAGGATAAAAAAAGGCGTTAACGCAGCGCCTCAGCGTTCTCTGCTCTATGCACTGGGACTGACCGAGGAAGAGATAAACAAGCCGCTTATCGGCATAGTAAGCTCGAAGAACGATATAGTTCCGGGACACACGAATATAGATAAGGTTGTTGACGCAGTGAAGCAGGGCGTTGCTTTAGCAGGCGGAGTTCCTATAGTATTCCCGGCTATTGCGGTATGCGACGGCATAGCAATGGGCCATGAGGGAATGAAATACTCACTTGTAACACGTGAATTAATTGCCGATTCTACAGAAGCCATGGCAACAGCTCATCCTTTTGACGGTCTGGTTATGGTTCCCAACTGTGACAAGAACGTGCCCGGATTATTGATGGCTGCAGCCAGACTTAATGTTCCTTCAATTTTTGTCAGCGGCGGACCTATGCTTTCAGGTTCAGACTGGAACGGCGAGTCTGCAAGCTATTCGACCATGATTGAAGCTATAAGCCGTTTTAAAGTCGGCGAAATAAATGAAAACGAACTTAAAGTCTGTGAGGAAAACTGCTGTCCTACCTGCGGTTCATGTTCAGGAATGTTCACTGCAAACAGTATGAACTGTCTGACAGAGGTGCTTGGAATGGGTCTTAAAGGAAACGGTTCTATACCGGCGGTATTTTCTGAGCGTCTCCGCCTCGCAAAAAAAGTCGGTATGCAAATCATGGAACTCGTTAAAGATGATATAAAACCAAGAGATATCATGACAAATGAAGCGTTTATTAACGCGCTTACCGTCGATATGGCTTTGGGATGCAGCACCAACAGCGCCTTGCATCTACCGGCCATTGCTCACGAATGCGGAATAGACCTGCCGTTTGACACCATAAACGTTGTTTCAGAAAAGACTCCTAACCTTTGCCATTTGGCTCCGGCAGGAAACCATTTTATGCTCGACCTTAACAAGGCCGGCGGCGTATATGCGGTTATGAATGAACTTGACAAAATGGGTCTTATTGATAAATCTCCCATTACGGTAACCGGCAAAACTGTCGGTGAAAACATAAGCGGATGTGAAATCACAGACAACGAAGTAATACGCTCAAAAGATAATCCATACAGCAAAACAGGCGGACTGGCGGTTCTCAAAGGCAATATAGCCGATGACGGATGCGTAGTAAAACGCTCGGCTGTATGTGATGAGATGATGAAACATTCAGGAAAAGCAAGAGTCTTTGACTGTGAGGAAGACGCAGTAAACGCTATTTATGACAACAAAATAAATCCCGGTGACGTAATCGTTATCAGATACGAAGGTCCTAAGGGCGGACCCGGAATGAGAGAAATGCTCTACCCCACCGCTGCAATTGTTGGAAGCGGTCTCGGCAACAGCGTGGCTCTTATAACAGACGGAAGATTCTCCGGCGCAACCAGAGGCGCAGCTATTGGGCATGTTTCTCCGGAAGCTGCCGAAGGAGGCACAATTGCGTTGGTTGAGGAAGGCGATATTATAACCATTGACATTCCGAACTATAAGATTAAGCTTGAAGTTTCTGATGAAGAACTCGAGGAAAGACGCAAAAACTGGAAACCAAAAGAACCGAATATTAAAACCGGTTATCTTGCAAGATATTCAAAACTTGTAAGTTCCGGAAGCACCGGCGCAGTTTTATCATAA
- a CDS encoding DNRLRE domain-containing protein has product MQVGIIRKIIGCALAILLVLGIVPVGLLYFTTPVVAEGRVVKISPGAETFVYSDAKNKNKSRLDEDNLLVGNYWNTYFRFDLSAIGNAKKSDISQAKLRLAVIWDGRNEPDETDCSFNVSYLDNNNWGDNMTWSTKPGGEEQYLCTAAGNGSDSILEIDLSEFIRKAVGNDEKVFTLKLSPSVSNTAPVQIASTRYSDPSYRPYLKILVGDAVDTDTKTLNKSYLDTNGYVSKAEPNTNSNELLYKNNGRLAVDNGSAVYLKFNIEPKNILGAVEDARIFLRPIGKSVNTKIDIYYLENDGWNSGELSYNNRPEGELSLIKSYNGLEVSGGFSVDVTDLVYKLVKSGKYTASFLIDGTQTDPASTDSLELYSSYSHEFAPSLSVSVTDDKNMTAIREAIMELKGNNSSFDNVTSDLPSSYIAENGERVTIKWDFNDNYSLGNILGFRKSVITNSGQINPPAFFEDAKTIQAKAILSSGSRTLERFVTMTIQPEFGVPNRLQILKDAVLGD; this is encoded by the coding sequence TTGCAGGTTGGAATCATCAGAAAGATTATCGGCTGTGCCCTGGCTATTTTATTGGTTTTGGGTATAGTTCCCGTCGGCCTTCTCTACTTTACAACGCCGGTAGTTGCTGAGGGACGAGTGGTTAAAATTTCGCCGGGCGCTGAGACCTTTGTATACAGTGACGCCAAAAATAAGAACAAATCCAGACTGGATGAGGATAACCTTCTGGTCGGTAATTACTGGAACACTTATTTCCGGTTCGACTTGTCGGCAATCGGAAACGCAAAAAAGAGCGATATAAGTCAAGCAAAACTGAGACTTGCGGTAATCTGGGACGGAAGAAATGAACCGGATGAAACAGACTGTTCGTTTAACGTCAGCTACCTTGATAATAATAACTGGGGAGATAACATGACCTGGTCAACCAAACCGGGCGGTGAGGAACAATATCTTTGCACAGCTGCGGGCAATGGTTCGGACAGCATACTTGAAATTGATTTGTCAGAGTTTATAAGAAAGGCTGTTGGCAATGATGAAAAAGTTTTTACGTTAAAGCTTAGTCCGAGCGTGAGCAATACTGCGCCGGTTCAAATAGCCTCAACAAGATACTCTGACCCGTCATACCGGCCGTATTTAAAAATATTGGTGGGTGACGCTGTGGATACTGATACCAAGACGTTAAACAAAAGTTATTTGGATACCAACGGTTATGTATCAAAGGCGGAACCAAATACAAACTCAAACGAGCTGCTTTATAAAAATAACGGAAGGCTTGCGGTTGACAATGGCTCGGCCGTATACTTAAAATTTAATATCGAACCTAAAAATATTCTCGGCGCTGTTGAGGACGCGCGGATTTTTCTCAGGCCTATCGGTAAATCTGTGAATACAAAAATCGATATATATTATTTGGAAAATGACGGCTGGAACAGTGGAGAATTATCTTACAATAACCGTCCGGAAGGTGAACTGTCCCTTATTAAGTCCTATAACGGACTTGAGGTTTCAGGAGGTTTCAGCGTGGATGTGACGGATTTAGTCTATAAGCTGGTCAAATCAGGCAAATATACTGCCAGCTTTTTGATAGACGGAACACAAACCGACCCGGCTTCAACAGACAGTCTGGAACTCTATTCGTCATACTCTCATGAGTTTGCCCCAAGCCTTTCAGTATCTGTAACAGACGATAAAAATATGACTGCAATTCGTGAGGCCATTATGGAGTTAAAGGGAAACAACAGTTCATTTGATAATGTCACGAGCGATTTGCCGAGCAGCTATATAGCTGAAAACGGAGAGAGAGTAACAATAAAGTGGGATTTTAATGATAATTATTCATTGGGAAATATACTGGGATTCAGAAAGAGTGTAATAACAAATTCCGGTCAAATAAACCCTCCGGCATTCTTTGAGGATGCAAAGACGATTCAGGCGAAGGCGATTTTGTCATCAGGCTCCAGAACTCTTGAAAGATTTGTAACGATGACTATACAGCCTGAGTTTGGTGTGCCAAACCGTCTGCAGATTCTAAAAGACGCGGTTTTGGGAGATTAA
- a CDS encoding 5'-nucleotidase C-terminal domain-containing protein, with translation MNNNQFRSLKRVLCALTAVIMVFAAAGVSVFAADTQFEDLSGDSWAYPYIEYCIQNGLMNGVNESEFQPDGIVSDVMAKTVLQRLVPSCDFDSYIWSEPVEREDMAVLVYTAGGSANTEDIAVAYSDAENISSECYTAVAWCSVNNIMSGKENQTFDPSGYMTRSELAAVAMRLAEYLNADSLTINIIHTNDIHGYDVGDKSVIGMDEISALKKQTDNAVLADAGDATQGIAFVSLDKGASAIEAMNLAGYDVMACGNHEFDYGQETAKKNAAAADFPIISANTLKDGQPFFKGSYADGTKENNGENAIIEIDGVKVGFFGILTSDTASSTKPSGILGISFEDETETAKRQVEELQNQGADVVIGLFHVGVSQASSVTTPAIVDGLLDTSGLDAVIDGHSHTVYNNTENGVLIAQTGSYSENIGIMSVSVKDGEVIGVKENMLSSAEVKAKVTPDPEVTEYLEKVTAEQSKLLDNKIAETKTTLWGGYVNNFAVPRAVETNLGNLICDAMIDEVKNNISAEYSGLPIVSVQNGGGVRASVKNGDITVGSIFNVLPFGNTLFVKEITPNILYSVMERSVKNAIAQDEETGLLDLYPDGGFLQIGGMSVKYDPSGKEGEKVISVTLGGQTEPLDRTDSETKILLATNDFVAMGGNDYDMVPGLPEIMQGTDVEQIVCDYILKLTDNGVKPLEVENTEGRIVEMSGYTAKDYTSSLYLKDINGNLLTDKTVTVYVDGEAFGEFTSNKDGIIKLTLTSGPHSVKTAENAEEAYVNNICGQGTVEYRGEEEVLFPTLVLE, from the coding sequence ATGAACAATAATCAATTTAGAAGTTTAAAGCGTGTGTTGTGTGCTTTGACAGCCGTTATAATGGTATTTGCGGCGGCAGGAGTTTCTGTTTTTGCAGCGGATACACAATTTGAAGATTTGAGCGGGGACAGCTGGGCTTATCCGTACATTGAGTATTGTATACAAAACGGCTTGATGAATGGTGTGAATGAATCAGAATTCCAGCCGGACGGAATTGTCAGTGATGTTATGGCAAAAACTGTGCTGCAGAGGTTAGTGCCATCTTGTGACTTTGACAGTTATATATGGTCTGAGCCGGTTGAAAGGGAGGATATGGCGGTTCTTGTGTATACGGCCGGAGGTTCTGCTAATACTGAGGATATTGCAGTAGCCTATTCTGACGCGGAGAATATTTCTTCTGAGTGTTATACAGCAGTAGCTTGGTGCTCGGTGAACAATATTATGTCGGGCAAGGAGAACCAAACCTTTGACCCGTCGGGATATATGACCCGCTCTGAGCTTGCCGCTGTGGCTATGCGTTTGGCGGAATACCTGAATGCGGATTCTTTGACCATAAATATTATTCATACAAATGATATTCACGGCTATGACGTGGGCGATAAATCTGTGATTGGAATGGATGAAATATCTGCTCTGAAAAAGCAGACGGATAATGCTGTTTTGGCAGACGCAGGGGACGCTACTCAGGGAATAGCTTTTGTCTCGCTGGATAAGGGGGCGAGCGCCATTGAGGCTATGAATTTAGCCGGTTATGATGTGATGGCGTGCGGAAACCATGAGTTTGACTACGGACAGGAGACAGCAAAGAAAAATGCGGCAGCCGCTGATTTCCCGATTATATCGGCGAACACCCTAAAAGACGGTCAGCCGTTTTTTAAAGGCAGTTATGCCGATGGAACAAAAGAGAATAATGGAGAAAATGCAATTATAGAAATAGACGGAGTGAAAGTCGGATTTTTTGGCATATTGACGTCAGATACAGCGTCTTCAACAAAACCATCGGGCATCTTGGGCATTTCTTTTGAAGATGAGACAGAGACCGCAAAAAGACAGGTTGAGGAGCTTCAAAACCAGGGAGCAGATGTGGTTATAGGCTTGTTCCATGTCGGTGTTTCTCAAGCGTCATCCGTCACCACTCCGGCTATTGTAGACGGGCTTTTGGATACGTCAGGTCTTGACGCGGTCATAGACGGTCACAGCCATACTGTGTATAATAATACTGAAAACGGCGTATTAATTGCTCAAACAGGCTCATATTCAGAGAACATAGGTATTATGTCAGTTTCGGTAAAGGACGGAGAGGTAATCGGAGTTAAAGAAAATATGCTCAGCAGTGCTGAGGTTAAAGCAAAAGTCACTCCTGACCCTGAGGTTACTGAATATTTAGAAAAGGTAACGGCTGAGCAGTCGAAACTGCTTGACAATAAAATTGCCGAGACAAAGACAACGCTCTGGGGCGGTTATGTAAATAATTTTGCTGTGCCGCGTGCGGTTGAGACAAATTTGGGAAATCTTATATGCGACGCAATGATAGACGAGGTTAAAAATAATATAAGCGCCGAATACAGCGGCCTGCCGATTGTCAGCGTTCAAAATGGCGGAGGGGTTCGCGCTTCTGTTAAGAACGGCGATATAACGGTTGGCAGTATATTTAATGTTTTGCCTTTCGGAAACACGCTGTTTGTTAAGGAAATAACGCCAAACATTTTATATTCAGTCATGGAGAGAAGCGTTAAAAATGCAATCGCCCAGGACGAGGAGACGGGACTGCTTGACCTTTATCCAGACGGAGGTTTTTTGCAGATAGGCGGAATGAGCGTAAAGTATGACCCGTCAGGCAAAGAGGGTGAAAAGGTTATTTCTGTAACATTAGGCGGTCAAACAGAGCCGCTTGACAGGACTGATTCCGAGACGAAGATTCTGCTTGCAACAAATGATTTTGTGGCAATGGGCGGAAACGATTATGATATGGTGCCTGGCCTGCCTGAGATAATGCAGGGAACTGATGTTGAGCAGATAGTCTGCGATTATATATTGAAGCTTACTGATAATGGAGTAAAACCGCTTGAGGTAGAAAACACAGAAGGGCGTATAGTTGAAATGAGCGGATATACGGCTAAGGATTATACCTCCAGCCTATATCTTAAAGATATAAACGGAAACCTTTTGACTGATAAGACTGTTACGGTTTATGTAGACGGAGAAGCTTTTGGAGAGTTTACATCCAATAAAGATGGAATAATAAAATTAACTTTAACAAGCGGTCCGCATTCTGTTAAAACAGCCGAGAATGCGGAGGAAGCATATGTTAACAATATTTGCGGACAGGGAACTGTTGAATATAGAGGAGAGGAAGAAGTATTATTCCCTACACTTGTGTTAGAATAA
- a CDS encoding Ppx/GppA phosphatase family protein, with amino-acid sequence MDKIAIEFDIGIGRRIKMVLAIIDLGSNSIRMDIVEIDEKTGSHRYIERCRDMARLSEGMNLDGNLQPEAIDRTIAALSEFKKIMKENNTDDVITVATAAVRKAGNSQEFIKQVEDETGIIVRVIKGEQEAEYDFLGVTSSLDIEDCVIVDTGGGSTEIILVNDGEPLARTSIPVGAVNMTEQFLFRGETEEALSALTDYIDSQLDKIHWLEDAYQLPIVGMGGSIYNLAIVENNVPGADRSQLHGCVMAGDCVADAFGNILEMNETERGDAGIEASRTDTIIAGVLPIVELINKIGSEEVIVSSAGLKEGILAEFIESIK; translated from the coding sequence ATGGACAAGATAGCTATTGAATTTGATATTGGCATAGGAAGGCGGATAAAAATGGTTTTGGCAATAATAGATTTGGGCTCTAATTCTATAAGAATGGATATAGTTGAAATTGATGAAAAAACCGGATCTCATAGATATATAGAAAGGTGCCGTGATATGGCGCGGCTGAGCGAGGGTATGAACCTGGACGGGAATCTCCAGCCTGAAGCTATAGACAGGACTATCGCGGCGCTTAGTGAGTTCAAAAAAATTATGAAAGAAAATAATACTGATGACGTTATCACTGTGGCGACAGCAGCAGTCAGGAAAGCGGGCAACAGCCAGGAGTTCATAAAACAGGTTGAGGATGAGACCGGAATAATCGTGAGAGTGATAAAAGGCGAGCAGGAGGCCGAATATGATTTTCTTGGCGTGACCAGTTCGCTTGATATAGAGGATTGTGTAATAGTAGACACAGGCGGCGGAAGCACCGAGATAATATTGGTAAATGACGGAGAGCCGCTGGCAAGAACAAGTATACCTGTCGGGGCCGTAAACATGACTGAACAGTTTTTGTTTAGAGGAGAAACTGAGGAGGCGCTTAGTGCGCTGACTGATTATATTGACAGCCAGCTTGACAAAATACACTGGCTGGAGGACGCTTATCAGCTTCCGATAGTTGGAATGGGCGGCAGCATATATAATCTTGCGATAGTTGAAAATAATGTTCCGGGAGCAGACAGAAGCCAGCTTCACGGCTGTGTAATGGCAGGCGACTGCGTCGCTGATGCGTTCGGCAATATCCTTGAAATGAATGAAACTGAAAGAGGCGACGCAGGGATAGAAGCTTCCAGAACAGACACTATAATTGCCGGAGTGCTGCCGATTGTGGAGCTTATAAACAAAATAGGCTCTGAGGAAGTGATAGTATCCTCTGCCGGATTAAAAGAGGGAATTTTGGCTGAGTTTATCGAAAGTATAAAATAA
- the recQ gene encoding DNA helicase RecQ, producing the protein MTKLEILKQYFGHEKFRSGQEDIIDNILSGKDVLGIMPTGAGKSVCYQVPAMLMDGITIVISPLISLMKDQVRSLTESGIPSAYINSSLSYRQLREVFKRAAEMQYKIIYVAPERLVTDDFLDFAENSKISMVTVDEAHCVSQWGQDFRPSYLKISEFIDTLSYRPVVSAFTATATKRVSVDICNILKLDNPFRMVTGFDRKNLYFEVQNPKYKLNALVDILNRPQNKEKSGIVYCISRKGVEEVCDELISRGFAATRYHAGLDDEERRINQDDFIYDRKTVMVATNAFGMGIDKSNVSYVVHYNMPKNIESYYQEAGRAGRDGEPAECVLLYAPKDVRINKFLIENGNENLEMTEEMRRQVIKKDLELLKHMTFYCNTYDCLRGFILKYFGETAPICCDSCSNCNTRFETVDITEEAQKILSCIYRIKRQGRAFGKNMVADVLCGSKNDNVISRHLDELTTYGIMSGMTKTRVMNIIEFLVQSGYIIKDEDNFNILVPTEKSKSILFGGDRLSMKAPKEKKAKKKPVQAETVNEGLFSKLRDLRKELAERGSVPAYVIFSDASLRDMCRILPKTLDEFETVSGVGSAKLQRYGELFVNEINDYLRIDK; encoded by the coding sequence ATGACGAAACTTGAAATTTTAAAACAATATTTTGGACATGAGAAGTTCAGGAGCGGACAGGAAGATATTATTGACAATATACTGTCCGGAAAAGATGTGCTGGGAATAATGCCGACAGGAGCGGGAAAATCGGTTTGTTATCAGGTTCCGGCTATGTTGATGGACGGAATAACTATTGTTATTTCTCCGCTTATATCCCTTATGAAAGACCAGGTAAGGTCTCTTACGGAATCGGGTATACCTTCTGCATATATTAATAGTTCTTTAAGTTACCGCCAGCTGCGTGAGGTGTTTAAGAGAGCGGCGGAGATGCAGTATAAAATAATTTATGTTGCCCCCGAGCGGCTTGTGACTGATGATTTTTTGGATTTTGCAGAAAACTCAAAAATATCTATGGTAACCGTTGACGAGGCTCATTGCGTGTCCCAGTGGGGTCAGGATTTCAGGCCAAGTTATTTAAAAATTTCAGAGTTTATCGATACTTTGTCATATAGGCCTGTGGTTTCCGCTTTTACGGCGACGGCTACTAAAAGGGTAAGCGTGGATATCTGCAATATTCTTAAACTCGATAACCCGTTTAGGATGGTTACCGGATTTGACAGAAAAAATTTATATTTTGAGGTTCAGAATCCAAAGTATAAGCTTAATGCTTTGGTGGATATACTCAACCGTCCGCAGAATAAGGAAAAAAGCGGAATAGTTTATTGCATAAGCAGAAAAGGCGTTGAGGAAGTATGTGACGAACTGATCTCCAGAGGTTTTGCGGCTACCAGGTATCACGCAGGTTTGGATGATGAGGAAAGGCGCATAAATCAGGACGACTTTATATATGACAGAAAAACAGTTATGGTTGCCACTAATGCGTTCGGTATGGGAATAGACAAGTCCAACGTTTCATATGTTGTTCACTATAATATGCCGAAGAATATTGAAAGTTATTACCAGGAAGCCGGAAGGGCAGGAAGAGACGGCGAACCGGCTGAGTGCGTATTGCTTTACGCCCCGAAAGACGTCAGAATCAATAAGTTTCTGATAGAAAACGGAAACGAAAATTTAGAAATGACAGAGGAAATGCGCCGGCAGGTTATAAAAAAGGATTTAGAACTGCTGAAGCATATGACGTTTTATTGCAATACATATGATTGTCTCAGAGGTTTTATTTTAAAGTATTTCGGTGAGACAGCGCCGATATGCTGTGACAGCTGCTCAAACTGCAACACTAGGTTTGAAACAGTGGATATAACCGAGGAAGCGCAGAAGATTCTAAGCTGTATATATAGGATAAAACGTCAAGGACGCGCTTTCGGCAAAAACATGGTGGCTGATGTTTTGTGCGGCTCAAAAAATGATAATGTTATTTCCAGGCATTTAGACGAGTTAACTACGTACGGGATAATGTCCGGTATGACCAAGACCAGAGTTATGAATATAATTGAATTTTTGGTTCAGAGCGGTTATATAATAAAAGACGAGGATAATTTTAATATTTTAGTACCGACTGAGAAGTCAAAAAGCATATTATTTGGCGGGGATCGGCTTTCAATGAAAGCACCGAAGGAGAAAAAGGCTAAGAAGAAGCCGGTGCAGGCTGAAACAGTTAACGAGGGACTGTTCTCAAAGCTGAGGGATCTCAGAAAAGAGCTGGCTGAGAGAGGCAGTGTTCCGGCTTATGTTATATTTTCAGATGCGTCGCTCCGTGATATGTGCAGGATACTTCCAAAGACTTTGGATGAGTTCGAGACAGTATCAGGTGTAGGAAGCGCGAAGCTTCAAAGGTATGGGGAACTTTTTGTCAATGAAATAAACGACTATTTAAGAATTGATAAATGA
- a CDS encoding amidohydrolase, which produces MKIIKNANLITMSEKYGNIENGYVKIQDHKIIEVGKMSDFSDSNIDAEIIEAEGRITTPGLVDAHSHLGMWEDGLDFEGDDGNEDTDPCTPQLRAIDAINPMEASFREAFASGITTVITGPGSANPIGGQLAAIKTYGKRIDDMVIKAPVGIKIAFGENPKATYNDKSQSPSTRMATAALIRETFKKAQEYQRQVEQYQNNSDEEDPPEYDIKSESLLPLLNGDIPLHAHVHRADDIFTAVRIAREFNLNLILVHCTEGHLIAEQLADDGYPVLLGPILTDRSKPELKNQSEVTPAVLSEAGLKISIITDHPETPEKYLTLCAAMAVKHGLRRDEALRAITINPAVSCGIGDRVGSIDDGKDSDIVIWDGDPLDIMSSPYGIVI; this is translated from the coding sequence ATGAAAATAATTAAAAATGCCAACCTAATAACCATGAGTGAAAAATATGGCAATATAGAAAACGGATATGTTAAAATTCAAGACCATAAAATTATAGAAGTTGGAAAAATGTCTGACTTTTCAGATAGCAATATTGATGCCGAGATAATTGAAGCCGAGGGGAGAATTACAACTCCCGGTTTGGTTGACGCACACTCACACCTGGGAATGTGGGAGGACGGTTTGGATTTTGAGGGTGATGACGGGAACGAAGATACCGATCCCTGTACTCCTCAGCTCCGGGCGATAGACGCTATAAATCCAATGGAGGCGTCTTTTAGAGAAGCTTTTGCTTCCGGTATAACGACTGTTATAACCGGCCCGGGAAGCGCTAATCCTATCGGCGGACAGCTGGCGGCAATCAAAACATACGGGAAGCGTATAGATGATATGGTAATAAAAGCTCCTGTTGGGATAAAAATTGCTTTTGGTGAAAACCCAAAGGCTACCTATAACGACAAGAGCCAGTCGCCCAGTACCAGAATGGCAACAGCAGCATTGATAAGGGAGACGTTTAAAAAAGCTCAGGAATACCAAAGGCAGGTTGAGCAGTACCAAAATAACTCTGATGAGGAAGACCCTCCCGAATATGACATAAAGTCAGAATCGCTGTTACCGCTTTTAAATGGTGATATACCCCTGCATGCGCATGTGCACAGAGCGGATGATATATTCACGGCCGTTCGCATTGCCAGAGAATTTAATCTTAATTTGATATTGGTTCACTGCACAGAGGGGCATTTAATAGCTGAGCAGCTGGCAGATGATGGTTACCCGGTTCTGCTGGGCCCAATACTCACTGACCGAAGTAAGCCGGAACTGAAAAATCAAAGTGAAGTAACTCCTGCCGTACTATCAGAGGCTGGACTGAAAATCTCAATAATAACTGATCACCCTGAAACGCCTGAAAAGTATTTAACCCTATGCGCGGCTATGGCTGTCAAGCATGGGCTTAGAAGGGATGAAGCATTAAGGGCAATAACTATAAATCCAGCTGTTTCCTGCGGGATTGGAGACAGAGTTGGTTCTATAGATGACGGAAAGGATTCGGATATTGTTATATGGGACGGTGACCCGCTCGACATAATGAGCAGTCCGTATGGGATAGTTATATAA